One Myxococcales bacterium genomic region harbors:
- a CDS encoding DHH family phosphoesterase codes for MTEAVRRLNPSLSGPAERARALSEALSAASGKHLLISLRGHPDPDGIASALALTHIAQRHGVAQITVGYTHDLSHRENRALVKLLNIELRKMRNVSEVGKVDFLAFVDAHDTDPDLGGAQDIEVLAIIDHHRAPTPPKARFVDLRLEVGATATMFAEYLQELAPLDPTSEEDRRVATALMHGMATDTDDFQLARAIDFRAAGYLTEACDKDLLADLSRRLIAPEAMDVIARALASLFVRRNFAMAGVGFVSEGDRDTIAQAADFLVRREDIDTVVVYGVVGERFIEGSLRTHSASVDPAVWLEQAFGHDDRGRAYGGGRRDKGGFRIPIGFLGRSTDRAQLWQLVEHAMRQALLRQLGDEAAPSLSNQVAS; via the coding sequence ATGACCGAAGCCGTCCGGCGCCTGAACCCTTCTCTGAGTGGCCCTGCAGAGCGTGCCCGCGCGCTCTCGGAGGCGCTCTCCGCGGCCAGCGGAAAGCATCTCCTCATCTCGCTCCGTGGTCACCCCGACCCGGACGGGATCGCCTCGGCCCTCGCCCTGACCCACATCGCTCAGCGCCATGGCGTCGCGCAGATCACGGTGGGATACACGCACGACCTGTCGCACCGCGAAAACCGCGCGCTCGTGAAGCTGCTCAACATCGAGCTTCGCAAAATGCGCAACGTCTCCGAGGTCGGGAAGGTCGACTTCCTCGCCTTCGTCGACGCACACGACACGGATCCCGATCTCGGCGGCGCGCAGGACATCGAGGTGCTCGCCATCATCGATCACCATCGCGCGCCCACCCCGCCCAAGGCGCGCTTCGTCGACCTTCGCCTCGAGGTCGGGGCGACAGCGACCATGTTCGCCGAGTACCTCCAAGAGCTCGCCCCGCTCGACCCGACGAGCGAAGAGGATCGGCGCGTGGCTACCGCGCTCATGCACGGCATGGCCACCGACACGGACGATTTCCAGCTCGCGCGAGCGATCGACTTCCGCGCCGCGGGCTACCTCACCGAGGCGTGCGACAAGGACCTCCTCGCCGATCTCAGCCGCCGCCTCATCGCCCCCGAGGCCATGGACGTCATCGCGCGCGCGCTCGCGTCGCTCTTCGTCCGGCGCAATTTCGCCATGGCGGGCGTCGGCTTCGTGTCCGAGGGTGATCGCGACACCATCGCTCAGGCGGCCGATTTTCTCGTTCGCCGCGAAGATATCGACACCGTGGTGGTGTACGGCGTCGTCGGCGAGCGCTTCATCGAGGGCTCGCTCCGCACCCACTCGGCGAGCGTCGATCCGGCCGTGTGGCTCGAGCAAGCGTTCGGTCACGACGATCGCGGCCGCGCGTACGGTGGCGGTCGTCGGGACAAGGGCGGCTTCCGCATTCCCATCGGGTTCCTCGGCCGCTCCACGGACCGCGCGCAGCTCTGGCAGCTCGTCGAGCACGCCATGAGGCAGGCGCTCCTCCGCCAGCTCGGCGACGAGGCCGCTCCCTCGCTCTCGAACCAAGTGGCGAGCTGA
- the ppk1 gene encoding polyphosphate kinase 1 translates to MDPNEAAPLSTTSPNSVHPPPREGEGDLRAPQLYLNRELSWLEFNARVLAEAESESVPLLERLKFHAIVTSNLDEFFMVRVAGLKQKLTGEVGEVNPDGMSVYDQLARISERVHEMAQRQSEALKDHLFPALAEQGYAWLKPDELPQEQLAALDERFHKDVFPVLTPIAIDPGHPFPHVRNRSLNLGVMFSRDGSGDVNFGVVQVPTMLPRLLMVGAVTLKNGTIAPNAFVLLEDIIARHVDMIFPGVRLKGVYAFRVTRNFDIEIDEEEAEDLLQQIQQELRRRERGNAVRLEVSGEYTEASLAKLVKALKLDPERDVYRTTAVLNVPDLLQLVSREERRSLRDEPYAPLQVPPLRETDDIFATIREGDILLHHPYESFDPIVDLVSRAADDPDVLAIKQTLYRAGGDSPIVKALARAAEAGKQVTAIVELKARFDEESNIVWARTLEQSGVHVVYGLMGLKTHAKCLLIVRRERSGLRRYVHLSTGNYNTGTARHYTDVSLLTCRPSMGEDASSLFNLLTGYSAPAKWNSLIVAPLGLHEAVLGLIAREAEHARHGKPARIVAKMNSLVDEDVIEALYRASQAGVSITLLIRGICCLRPGVPGVSETIEVRAIVDRYLEHGRIFRFSNGGREEVYISSADWMPRNFHRRVEVMVPIEDAALRQKLSDQLELQLLDNVKSWRLESDGRYVRVTPKANAAALRCQVRFQELTRELVRTAEVAARPGSRFHMTPTAQRSPLEGKVPKTTRRRKRHDA, encoded by the coding sequence ATGGACCCCAACGAGGCGGCGCCGCTCTCGACGACCTCGCCCAACTCGGTGCACCCGCCTCCCCGCGAGGGGGAGGGCGACCTCAGGGCCCCGCAGCTCTACCTGAACCGTGAGCTCTCGTGGCTCGAGTTCAACGCGCGGGTCTTGGCCGAGGCCGAGAGCGAGAGCGTCCCGCTGCTCGAGCGGCTCAAGTTCCACGCCATCGTCACGTCGAACCTCGACGAGTTCTTCATGGTGCGCGTGGCGGGGCTCAAGCAGAAGCTCACCGGCGAGGTCGGTGAGGTGAACCCCGACGGGATGAGCGTCTACGACCAGCTCGCGCGCATCTCCGAGCGTGTCCACGAGATGGCCCAGCGCCAGAGCGAGGCGCTGAAGGACCACCTCTTCCCTGCCCTCGCCGAGCAAGGCTACGCGTGGCTCAAGCCCGACGAGCTCCCCCAGGAGCAGCTCGCCGCGCTCGACGAGCGCTTCCACAAAGACGTGTTCCCGGTGCTCACCCCGATCGCGATCGACCCTGGGCACCCGTTCCCTCACGTGCGAAATCGCAGCTTGAACCTCGGCGTGATGTTCTCGCGCGACGGCTCGGGGGACGTGAACTTCGGCGTGGTGCAGGTGCCGACCATGCTCCCGCGCCTGCTCATGGTGGGCGCCGTCACGCTCAAGAACGGCACGATCGCGCCCAACGCGTTCGTGCTGCTCGAGGACATCATCGCGCGGCACGTCGACATGATCTTTCCGGGTGTTCGCCTGAAGGGCGTGTACGCGTTCCGGGTCACTCGGAACTTCGACATCGAGATCGACGAAGAAGAGGCCGAGGATCTCCTCCAGCAGATCCAGCAGGAGCTGCGGCGGCGCGAGCGCGGGAACGCGGTGCGGCTCGAGGTCTCCGGGGAGTACACGGAGGCGTCCCTCGCCAAGCTCGTGAAGGCCCTGAAGCTCGACCCGGAGCGCGACGTGTACCGCACGACGGCCGTGCTGAACGTGCCCGACCTGCTCCAGCTCGTGTCACGCGAGGAGCGCCGAAGCCTGCGCGACGAGCCGTACGCGCCGCTCCAGGTCCCGCCTCTGCGAGAGACCGACGACATCTTCGCGACCATCCGCGAAGGCGACATCTTGCTCCACCACCCGTACGAGTCGTTCGACCCGATCGTCGACCTCGTGAGCCGCGCGGCCGACGATCCGGACGTGCTCGCGATCAAACAGACGCTCTACCGCGCGGGCGGCGACTCCCCCATCGTGAAGGCCTTGGCGCGCGCCGCCGAGGCCGGCAAGCAGGTCACGGCGATCGTCGAGCTGAAGGCGCGCTTCGACGAGGAGTCGAACATCGTGTGGGCGCGAACGCTCGAGCAGAGCGGCGTGCACGTCGTGTACGGCCTCATGGGGCTGAAGACCCACGCGAAGTGCCTGCTCATCGTGAGGCGCGAGCGCTCCGGCCTGCGGAGGTACGTGCACCTCTCGACGGGCAACTACAACACCGGCACGGCGCGCCACTACACCGACGTCTCGCTGCTCACGTGCAGGCCGAGCATGGGCGAGGACGCCTCGTCGCTCTTCAACCTGCTCACGGGCTACAGCGCGCCGGCCAAGTGGAACTCGCTCATCGTGGCGCCCCTCGGGCTCCACGAGGCGGTCCTCGGGCTCATCGCCCGCGAGGCGGAGCACGCGCGCCACGGAAAGCCCGCCCGCATCGTCGCCAAGATGAACTCCCTCGTCGACGAGGACGTCATCGAGGCGCTCTACCGAGCTTCGCAAGCCGGCGTATCCATTACACTTTTGATTCGTGGCATCTGTTGTTTGCGGCCGGGTGTCCCGGGCGTGAGCGAGACCATCGAGGTGCGCGCGATCGTCGACCGGTACCTCGAGCACGGGCGCATCTTCCGGTTCTCGAACGGCGGGCGAGAAGAGGTCTACATCTCGAGCGCCGACTGGATGCCCAGGAACTTCCACCGGCGCGTGGAGGTGATGGTGCCCATCGAGGACGCGGCGCTGCGCCAGAAGCTCTCCGATCAGCTCGAGCTCCAGCTCCTCGACAACGTGAAGTCGTGGCGCCTCGAGAGCGATGGGCGGTACGTCCGCGTCACGCCCAAGGCGAACGCGGCGGCGCTGCGGTGCCAGGTCCGGTTCCAAGA